The following nucleotide sequence is from Desulfobacterales bacterium.
ACCCGTAAACAATTAATTTCAGGCGTCGTGGCAATTATCCTCGAGGTACTGCCTGTTATACGCTATTAATAATCGATAAATCGAAACCTTAAATCAAAACGATAACCAGAATGATTATGTCCTGCAGCAGAATCCTTTTTGCAGACCGATGCAACTGGAACCTCACCCCCAATGACCTGAGCCGCCTCCAGAAGGCAAAGAAAATCGCTGGCGCCCGGATTTTTGACTTGACGGTATCCAATCCCACACAGGTCGGGTTTGACTATGATCCGGAAGAAATTCTCAGTGCGATGTCACAACCCCAGTCAATGGTTTACGAACCCGATCCACATGGGTTACCATGCGCCAGGCAGTCGGTTGCCCGCTATTACGGTGACCAGGGTAAATTCATTGATATCGAGTCCATCTTTCTGACAGCCAGCACCAGCGAAGCCTACACCTTCCTCTTCAAACTGCTGGCCAATCCCGGGGATGAAATCCTGATCCCCCAGCCCGGATACCCGTTGTTGTCCTACCTGTCAGGACTTGAATCCCTGCAGCATATCTTTTATCCGCTGCGCTACGTCGAGGCGGACGGCTGGCATGTGGATCTGGAACTTTTAGAGGCGCTCATCAACCCGAAAACCCGTGCCATTGTCGTGGTCAGCCCCAACAACCCGACCGGCTCCTGCCTCAAGGCGCATGAACTGACGGCCATAGACGACCTGTGCTGCCGGCACGGCCTGGCCCTGATCGTGGATGAGGTATTTTCGGACTTTGTCAACGGGAAAGACGCCAACCGGGTGAAAACCGCGGTCAACCAGACAAAATGCCTCTCATTTGTCCTCAGCGGATTTTCCAAAATACTGGCCCTGCCGCAGGTCAAACTCGGGTGGATAGTGGTCGGGGGAAATCCGGAAATCTGCTCCGAAGCGAGGGATCGGCTTGAAATGATAACGGATCTGTATCTTTCGGTTTCCACTACGGTCCAGCATGCGGTGGAACGGCTGTTGGCGCTGAGAAAACCGATTCAGCGCCAGCTCCTTTCGCGTATCGATTCAAACAGCCGTTTTCTGGAAGCGCAGTTGACCTGTAATGAAAATGCCCGAATGCTGATGCGGGAGGGCGGCTGGTATGCCGTCATCGAAATCACCGATTGGTTATCCGATGAGGAACGCGCCCTGCAGTTGTTGGAAAAAGACAATATATTCGTTCATCCCGGCTACTTTTATGAATTTCATAAGGACGGTTTTCTGGTGGTCAGCCTCATCACCCCTGTCGACACATTTCAGACCGGAATATCGAGGATGTCGGCCAGATTGAATTGCACCTCATAAACCCATATCCGTCATCTGACTTCTGTTTTCCGTCCTCTGGCCTCCGTCATGAATTCATCATCAACTGCTCCGCCTGCTGCCGTGCCTTATCAAAGGTCCGGAAGGAATGCAGATCCCATCTGGCTGCAACAAAACAAAATATGGGAGTATATGACCGATGACGAGACGTTTTGATTTTTTACGAAACCATCGTTTTTGACAGTGCACCTCTCATCATATATCAAGATTTCGGCCTGATCGTTTCAGCCACGTCGTCGTGGGCTCCGTCCCGCCCATTTCCGGCTTCTTCAGGGAACTGATACCGTTGAGCTGATAAAAAATCTTTCTCATCCACAAATTACACAGATTTGCACAGATTATTTTTAAATTCAAACACCAACCTATCTTGCTTTTCTTTTAATCTGCGAAAATCCGCGTAATCTGTGGATAATATTTTTTCTTTTTGTTTAATGCGGGGAATTTTTATGTGCACAGTCAGCAAACTCCCATCAATAAAAATTTTCGGACACCGGGGCGCAAGAGACCTTGCGCCGGAGAACTCTCTTCCCGGATATGAAACCGCCCTTGCCATCGGGGTGGATTATGTGGACATGGATGTGGTCATGACCCGGGATAACGTGGTGGTCGTGTATCACGATCCCAGGCTGAACCCCAATTTTACGCGGGACAGTTCCGGTCGCTATGTCACCGGGCACCTTCTGATCCGGGAGATGACATTTAACGAACTTCAGGACTATGATATCGGCCGTCTGAACCCAGGCACCCCTTACGCCGCCATGTTTCCGAATCAGCAGCCCGTTGACGAAACCCGCATC
It contains:
- a CDS encoding pyridoxal phosphate-dependent aminotransferase; this encodes MIMSCSRILFADRCNWNLTPNDLSRLQKAKKIAGARIFDLTVSNPTQVGFDYDPEEILSAMSQPQSMVYEPDPHGLPCARQSVARYYGDQGKFIDIESIFLTASTSEAYTFLFKLLANPGDEILIPQPGYPLLSYLSGLESLQHIFYPLRYVEADGWHVDLELLEALINPKTRAIVVVSPNNPTGSCLKAHELTAIDDLCCRHGLALIVDEVFSDFVNGKDANRVKTAVNQTKCLSFVLSGFSKILALPQVKLGWIVVGGNPEICSEARDRLEMITDLYLSVSTTVQHAVERLLALRKPIQRQLLSRIDSNSRFLEAQLTCNENARMLMREGGWYAVIEITDWLSDEERALQLLEKDNIFVHPGYFYEFHKDGFLVVSLITPVDTFQTGISRMSARLNCTS